The following are encoded in a window of Oncorhynchus mykiss isolate Arlee chromosome 11, USDA_OmykA_1.1, whole genome shotgun sequence genomic DNA:
- the LOC110535246 gene encoding transmembrane protein 14C isoform X2, producing the protein MIAFRSQCSSGMTDWVGYGYAALIASGGVMGYVKARSVPSLAAGLLFGSLAGVGAYQISQDPTNVWVSLVTSGALAGVMGKRFYGSRKMMPAGMMAAASLLMVGKLGVGMLLQKPQES; encoded by the exons AATGACTGATTGGGTTGGATATGGGTATGCAGCACTCATTGCATCCGGAGGCGTGATGGGCTATGTCAAAGCAC GCAGTGTCCCCTCCTTGGCGGCAGGTCTTCTCTTCGGCAGCTTAGCTGGGGTTGGTGCCTACCAGATATCGCAAGATCCTACAAATGTTTGGGTGTCTCTAG TCACATCAGGAGCCCTGGCAGGTGTGATGGGAAAGAGATTCTATGGTTCCAGGAAGATGATGCCTGCTGGAATGATGGCAGCAGCAAG TCTACTTATGGTGGGGAAGCTGGGTGTTGGAATGCTGCTGCAGAAGCCCCAGGAGTCATAA
- the LOC110535246 gene encoding transmembrane protein 14C isoform X3, translated as MTDWVGYGYAALIASGGVMGYVKARSVPSLAAGLLFGSLAGVGAYQISQDPTNVWVSLVTSGALAGVMGKRFYGSRKMMPAGMMAAASLLMVGKLGVGMLLQKPQES; from the exons ATGACTGATTGGGTTGGATATGGGTATGCAGCACTCATTGCATCCGGAGGCGTGATGGGCTATGTCAAAGCAC GCAGTGTCCCCTCCTTGGCGGCAGGTCTTCTCTTCGGCAGCTTAGCTGGGGTTGGTGCCTACCAGATATCGCAAGATCCTACAAATGTTTGGGTGTCTCTAG TCACATCAGGAGCCCTGGCAGGTGTGATGGGAAAGAGATTCTATGGTTCCAGGAAGATGATGCCTGCTGGAATGATGGCAGCAGCAAG TCTACTTATGGTGGGGAAGCTGGGTGTTGGAATGCTGCTGCAGAAGCCCCAGGAGTCATAA